The region CTTTCAGGAAGCTGGTCCAGGATTATGGCATCTTCAATACCGGCCCTTACCATTAACACAGGCACATTTGCCTCTCGCAGCACTTTATACGCCACGCTGCCCATAGCCCAGCGGCTCAAGCCAGAGCGTCCATGTGTAGCCATCAAAATGAGGTCTATGCCATTCTTGCGGGCGAAGTGTATAATTTCATCGGCCGGAACACCGGTCAGCAATTCGCCGCGGACTTTAATATCTCTGTTGCCCGAGTTTTTTTGCGCATCCGCACGGATTTTGTCAGCCGAACTCTCTATGTACATGCGGTGCAATCCGACAGTATCCTTATCGTGGCAAACATGCAGCAAAATAACTTCCAGCTCGGCAAAACGGCCGGCCAACTCGTTGGCGTATTTGAAAGTAACCTCGGACAACTCCGAGCCATCCAGAGGTACCAGCATCTTTCTAAACATAATTTTTATCCCTTTTTATGAGTTAATAATACATTATTATATTTTGAAACTCAATGCTTTGTCTGCTGTGTTTATTTTTCCGAAGCGATATTAGACCTGACGGTAATTTGTACCGACCAGCTCCTGTGATTCCACAATTCGTTGCGCGGCCTGAGTTGGACGGCTATAATGATTTCACAGCTTCAGGCATAGGAGTCAGCATATGGGTTATGAAGAACACAAGCACCTGTCGCCCCAAAAGGTCCACTGCGCCGTGATTATCATTTCAGACTCCCGCACCGAAAAAACAGATGAGTCCGGCAAGCTGCTGGTTGAAGGCTTGAAAAGCGCAGGCCACGAAGTAGTTTCCTTCTCCCTATTAAAAAATGACCGCGAAGCCATCCAGGGCAAAATGGGAGAGCTGTTACACTCGGCCGAAGTGCAGGCTATCATAGCCAGCGGCGGCACCGGCGCCAGCAAGATGGATATTACTATCGAAACGGTGCTTCCCATGCTCGAAAAGAGGCTGGATGGCTTCGGCGAGCTCTTCCGCTACCTGACCTATCAGGAAATCGGCACTGGCAGCATCCTCAGCCGCTCTACTGCTGGAGTGGCACTCGGCAAGGCCGTCATCTGCCTGCCGGGCTCGCTTAAAGCCGTGAAATTGGCTCTTGAAAAGATAATCTTGCCTGAAATAGGCCACCTGGTCAGG is a window of Dehalococcoidia bacterium DNA encoding:
- a CDS encoding molybdenum cofactor biosynthesis protein MoaB translates to MGYEEHKHLSPQKVHCAVIIISDSRTEKTDESGKLLVEGLKSAGHEVVSFSLLKNDREAIQGKMGELLHSAEVQAIIASGGTGASKMDITIETVLPMLEKRLDGFGELFRYLTYQEIGTGSILSRSTAGVALGKAVICLPGSLKAVKLALEKIILPEIGHLVREAAR